The following coding sequences are from one Shewanella eurypsychrophilus window:
- the glpK gene encoding glycerol kinase GlpK has protein sequence MTKKYVIALDQGTTSSRAIVFDHDANIVASSQREFTQVYPQAGWVEHDPMEIWASQSSTLIEVLARAGIHSDEVAAIGITNQRETTVIWDKHTGKPVYNAIVWQCRRSNGICDDLKAQGLEDYVRESTGLLLDPYFSGTKIKWILDNVAGVRERAEKGDLLFGTIDTWLVWKLTEGKVHVTDPTNASRTLLFNIHSQQWDLKLLQALDIPISLLPAVKPSSSLLGKTRIAGEGGEIDIAGIAGDQQSALFGQLCIDEGMAKNTYGTGCFLLMNTGKQAVKSNHGLLTTIAIGAKGEVNYALEGAVFMGGATIQWLRDELGLIRDAQDTEYFASKVDDTNGVYLVPAFVGLGAPYWDPNARGALVGLTRGSNRNHIIRAALEAIAYQSRDLLDAMSKDSGVALKQIRVDGGAVANDFLMQFQADITNVEVKRPAVTETTAMGAAFLAGLAVGFWTSANELKHKANLDKSFKPEISAEKREKLYLGWKEAVAQVTSTRG, from the coding sequence TTGACCAAAAAATATGTGATCGCTTTAGATCAAGGCACAACAAGCTCAAGAGCTATTGTATTTGATCATGATGCTAATATCGTTGCTAGTTCCCAAAGAGAGTTTACTCAGGTTTATCCTCAAGCGGGTTGGGTTGAGCATGATCCTATGGAAATTTGGGCTTCGCAAAGTTCAACGTTAATTGAAGTTTTAGCCAGGGCTGGAATTCATAGCGATGAAGTTGCAGCTATCGGTATTACCAATCAACGTGAAACTACAGTGATCTGGGATAAACACACAGGTAAGCCAGTTTACAATGCCATAGTTTGGCAATGTCGTCGTAGTAATGGGATCTGTGATGATCTGAAGGCACAAGGCTTAGAGGACTATGTCCGTGAATCGACAGGCTTGCTGTTAGATCCTTATTTCTCAGGTACCAAGATTAAGTGGATATTGGATAATGTTGCAGGTGTCAGGGAGCGTGCTGAAAAAGGAGATTTGTTATTTGGTACTATTGATACTTGGCTTGTTTGGAAGCTTACCGAAGGCAAGGTACACGTAACCGATCCGACGAATGCAAGCCGCACCTTGTTATTTAATATTCATAGTCAGCAATGGGATTTAAAGCTGCTGCAGGCACTCGATATCCCTATCTCTTTACTACCTGCAGTTAAGCCTTCGAGTAGTCTCTTGGGCAAGACTAGGATAGCGGGTGAGGGAGGTGAAATAGATATTGCGGGTATCGCAGGCGATCAGCAGTCAGCCCTTTTTGGTCAGTTATGTATCGATGAAGGTATGGCAAAGAACACTTATGGGACAGGCTGTTTCTTATTGATGAATACAGGTAAGCAGGCAGTTAAGTCGAATCATGGTTTATTAACCACTATAGCAATAGGCGCTAAAGGAGAGGTTAACTATGCGCTTGAAGGTGCTGTATTTATGGGGGGAGCCACCATTCAGTGGCTAAGGGATGAGTTAGGTCTTATCCGTGATGCTCAGGATACAGAATACTTTGCCTCAAAAGTGGACGATACCAATGGCGTGTATCTGGTGCCAGCTTTTGTCGGATTGGGCGCACCTTATTGGGATCCCAATGCTCGGGGAGCCTTGGTCGGTTTGACTCGAGGTTCTAACCGCAATCACATCATAAGGGCAGCCCTAGAAGCGATTGCATACCAAAGCAGGGATCTGCTCGATGCTATGAGCAAGGACTCCGGGGTTGCGTTAAAGCAAATAAGGGTTGATGGCGGCGCCGTAGCTAATGATTTTTTGATGCAGTTTCAAGCCGATATCACCAATGTTGAAGTTAAAAGGCCGGCAGTGACTGAGACTACAGCCATGGGTGCAGCGTTTCTTGCTGGTTTGGCTGTTGGTTTTTGGACGTCTGCCAATGAGCTAAAGCACAAAGCCAACTTAGATAAATCTTTTAAACCTGAGATATCTGCCGAGAAAAGAGAAAAGCTGTACCTAGGTTGGAAAGAGGCAGTGGCTCAAGTTACATCAACAAGAGGCTAG